Proteins encoded in a region of the Onychostoma macrolepis isolate SWU-2019 chromosome 20, ASM1243209v1, whole genome shotgun sequence genome:
- the rxrgb gene encoding retinoic acid receptor RXR-gamma-B isoform X3, with translation MDTHDTYLHLHTRALNSPPSQPPPLSSMVGHPSVISSSRPLQSPLNTLGSSMNGLASPYSVIGPSLGSPSISLPSTPSMGFNTLSSPQMNCLNVNSSEDIKPPPGLAPLSNMSSYQCSSPGSLSKHICAICGDRSSGKHYGVYSCEGCKGFFKRTIRKDLTYTCRDCKECLIDKRQRNRCQYCRYQKCLAMGMKREAVQEERQRGKEKGDNEVESTSSFNEDMPVDKILDAELAVEPKTETYTENSPGNSTNDPVTNICHAADKQLFTLVEWAKRIPHFSDLPLDDQVILLRAGWNELLIASFSHRSITVKDGILLGTGLHVHRSSAHSAGVGSIFNRVLTELVSKMKDMQMDKTELGCLRAIVLFNPDAKGLSNPAEVEALREKVYASLETYTKHKYPEQPGRFAKLLLRLPALRSIGLKCLEHLFFFKLIGDTPIDTFLMEMLEAPHQIT, from the exons ATGGATACTCACGACACATATTTACATCTCC ACACTAGGGCTCTTAATTCACCCCCCTCTCAGCCGCCACCCTTGAGCTCCATGGTGGGTCATCCGTCCGTCATTAGTTCGTCCCGCCCACTGCAGTCGCCCTTGAACACCTTGGGCTCATCCATGAATGGCCTGGCCTCACCCTACTCGGTCATCGGCCCATCTCTGGGTTCACCGTCCATTTCCTTGCCCTCTACTCCCAGTATGGGCTTTAACACTCTCAGCAGCCCACAG ATGAACTGTTTAAATGTGAATAGCTCAGAAGACATCAAGCCTCCACCAGGATTGGCTCCGCTGAGCAACATGAGCAGCTATCAGTGCAGCAGCCCTGGATCCCTCTCCAAACACATCTGTGCCATTTGTGGAGACCGATCTTCAG GGAAGCACTATGGTGTTTACAGTTGTGAAGGTTGCAAAGGCTTCTTTAAGAGGACCATCCGAAAAGACCTGACCTACACGTGTCGAGACTGCAAAGAGTGCCTGATTGACAAACGCCAGCGCAACCGCTGCCAATATTGCCGCTACCAGAAGTGCCTGGCCATGGGCATGAAGCGGGAAG CGGTCCAGGAAGAGAGGCAGCGTGGGAAGGAGAAAGGCGATAATGAGGTGGAATCAACTAGCAGTTTTAATGAAGACATGCCTGTGGATAAGATTCTGGATGCAGAACTTGCAGTAGAACCTAAGACTGAGACATACACAGAGAACAGTCCAGGCAACTCG ACAAATGACCCAGTCACTAATATCTGCCATGCAGCTGATAAACAACTGTTTACTCTGGTGGAGTGGGCCAAGAGAATACCTCATTTCTCTGATCTTCCTCTGGATGATCAGGTCATTTTGCTTCGAGCAG GATGGAACGAGCTCCTCATTGCCTCATTCTCTCATCGCTCAATCACAGTTAAAGATGGGATCTTGCTGGGCACAGGCCTCCATGTCCACAGGAGCAGTGCTCACAGTGCAGGTGTCGGCTCCATTTTTAACAG GGTATTGACTGAGCTGGTGTCTAAAATGAAGGATATGCAGATGGATAAGACAGAACTAGGCTGCCTTAGAGCCATTGTCCTCTTCAACCCTG ACGCCAAAGGCTTGTCCAACCCAGCGGAGGTAGAGGCACTGAGGGAGAAAGTTTACGCCTCACTGGAGACCTACACTAAACACAAATACCCTGAGCAGCCTGGCAG GTTTGCTAAACTTTTGTTGCGTCTTCCTGCCCTCCGATCCATCGGACTCAAGTGTTTGGAGCACCTATTTTTCTTTAAGCTGATTGGAGACACACCCATAGACACTTTCCTAATGGAGATGCTGGAAGCGCCCCATCAGATCACGTGA
- the rxrgb gene encoding retinoic acid receptor RXR-gamma-B isoform X1: MVDTLIAFMQSIAFKARLLCRNRCSLLLRRFPAGYNTRALNSPPSQPPPLSSMVGHPSVISSSRPLQSPLNTLGSSMNGLASPYSVIGPSLGSPSISLPSTPSMGFNTLSSPQMNCLNVNSSEDIKPPPGLAPLSNMSSYQCSSPGSLSKHICAICGDRSSGKHYGVYSCEGCKGFFKRTIRKDLTYTCRDCKECLIDKRQRNRCQYCRYQKCLAMGMKREAVQEERQRGKEKGDNEVESTSSFNEDMPVDKILDAELAVEPKTETYTENSPGNSTNDPVTNICHAADKQLFTLVEWAKRIPHFSDLPLDDQVILLRAGWNELLIASFSHRSITVKDGILLGTGLHVHRSSAHSAGVGSIFNRVLTELVSKMKDMQMDKTELGCLRAIVLFNPDAKGLSNPAEVEALREKVYASLETYTKHKYPEQPGRFAKLLLRLPALRSIGLKCLEHLFFFKLIGDTPIDTFLMEMLEAPHQIT, translated from the exons ATGGTTGACACTTTAATTGCGTTTATGCAATCGATCGCCTTCAAAGCACGCCTGCTGTGTCGGAATCGTTGTTCATTGCTTTTGAGACGGTTTCCAGCCGGGTATA ACACTAGGGCTCTTAATTCACCCCCCTCTCAGCCGCCACCCTTGAGCTCCATGGTGGGTCATCCGTCCGTCATTAGTTCGTCCCGCCCACTGCAGTCGCCCTTGAACACCTTGGGCTCATCCATGAATGGCCTGGCCTCACCCTACTCGGTCATCGGCCCATCTCTGGGTTCACCGTCCATTTCCTTGCCCTCTACTCCCAGTATGGGCTTTAACACTCTCAGCAGCCCACAG ATGAACTGTTTAAATGTGAATAGCTCAGAAGACATCAAGCCTCCACCAGGATTGGCTCCGCTGAGCAACATGAGCAGCTATCAGTGCAGCAGCCCTGGATCCCTCTCCAAACACATCTGTGCCATTTGTGGAGACCGATCTTCAG GGAAGCACTATGGTGTTTACAGTTGTGAAGGTTGCAAAGGCTTCTTTAAGAGGACCATCCGAAAAGACCTGACCTACACGTGTCGAGACTGCAAAGAGTGCCTGATTGACAAACGCCAGCGCAACCGCTGCCAATATTGCCGCTACCAGAAGTGCCTGGCCATGGGCATGAAGCGGGAAG CGGTCCAGGAAGAGAGGCAGCGTGGGAAGGAGAAAGGCGATAATGAGGTGGAATCAACTAGCAGTTTTAATGAAGACATGCCTGTGGATAAGATTCTGGATGCAGAACTTGCAGTAGAACCTAAGACTGAGACATACACAGAGAACAGTCCAGGCAACTCG ACAAATGACCCAGTCACTAATATCTGCCATGCAGCTGATAAACAACTGTTTACTCTGGTGGAGTGGGCCAAGAGAATACCTCATTTCTCTGATCTTCCTCTGGATGATCAGGTCATTTTGCTTCGAGCAG GATGGAACGAGCTCCTCATTGCCTCATTCTCTCATCGCTCAATCACAGTTAAAGATGGGATCTTGCTGGGCACAGGCCTCCATGTCCACAGGAGCAGTGCTCACAGTGCAGGTGTCGGCTCCATTTTTAACAG GGTATTGACTGAGCTGGTGTCTAAAATGAAGGATATGCAGATGGATAAGACAGAACTAGGCTGCCTTAGAGCCATTGTCCTCTTCAACCCTG ACGCCAAAGGCTTGTCCAACCCAGCGGAGGTAGAGGCACTGAGGGAGAAAGTTTACGCCTCACTGGAGACCTACACTAAACACAAATACCCTGAGCAGCCTGGCAG GTTTGCTAAACTTTTGTTGCGTCTTCCTGCCCTCCGATCCATCGGACTCAAGTGTTTGGAGCACCTATTTTTCTTTAAGCTGATTGGAGACACACCCATAGACACTTTCCTAATGGAGATGCTGGAAGCGCCCCATCAGATCACGTGA
- the rxrgb gene encoding retinoic acid receptor RXR-gamma-B isoform X2: protein MWHPAALPHGREGSHYSHYTRALNSPPSQPPPLSSMVGHPSVISSSRPLQSPLNTLGSSMNGLASPYSVIGPSLGSPSISLPSTPSMGFNTLSSPQMNCLNVNSSEDIKPPPGLAPLSNMSSYQCSSPGSLSKHICAICGDRSSGKHYGVYSCEGCKGFFKRTIRKDLTYTCRDCKECLIDKRQRNRCQYCRYQKCLAMGMKREAVQEERQRGKEKGDNEVESTSSFNEDMPVDKILDAELAVEPKTETYTENSPGNSTNDPVTNICHAADKQLFTLVEWAKRIPHFSDLPLDDQVILLRAGWNELLIASFSHRSITVKDGILLGTGLHVHRSSAHSAGVGSIFNRVLTELVSKMKDMQMDKTELGCLRAIVLFNPDAKGLSNPAEVEALREKVYASLETYTKHKYPEQPGRFAKLLLRLPALRSIGLKCLEHLFFFKLIGDTPIDTFLMEMLEAPHQIT, encoded by the exons ATGTGGCATCCGGCGGCGCTGCCTCACGGCAGAGAGGGCAGTCACTACAGCCACT ACACTAGGGCTCTTAATTCACCCCCCTCTCAGCCGCCACCCTTGAGCTCCATGGTGGGTCATCCGTCCGTCATTAGTTCGTCCCGCCCACTGCAGTCGCCCTTGAACACCTTGGGCTCATCCATGAATGGCCTGGCCTCACCCTACTCGGTCATCGGCCCATCTCTGGGTTCACCGTCCATTTCCTTGCCCTCTACTCCCAGTATGGGCTTTAACACTCTCAGCAGCCCACAG ATGAACTGTTTAAATGTGAATAGCTCAGAAGACATCAAGCCTCCACCAGGATTGGCTCCGCTGAGCAACATGAGCAGCTATCAGTGCAGCAGCCCTGGATCCCTCTCCAAACACATCTGTGCCATTTGTGGAGACCGATCTTCAG GGAAGCACTATGGTGTTTACAGTTGTGAAGGTTGCAAAGGCTTCTTTAAGAGGACCATCCGAAAAGACCTGACCTACACGTGTCGAGACTGCAAAGAGTGCCTGATTGACAAACGCCAGCGCAACCGCTGCCAATATTGCCGCTACCAGAAGTGCCTGGCCATGGGCATGAAGCGGGAAG CGGTCCAGGAAGAGAGGCAGCGTGGGAAGGAGAAAGGCGATAATGAGGTGGAATCAACTAGCAGTTTTAATGAAGACATGCCTGTGGATAAGATTCTGGATGCAGAACTTGCAGTAGAACCTAAGACTGAGACATACACAGAGAACAGTCCAGGCAACTCG ACAAATGACCCAGTCACTAATATCTGCCATGCAGCTGATAAACAACTGTTTACTCTGGTGGAGTGGGCCAAGAGAATACCTCATTTCTCTGATCTTCCTCTGGATGATCAGGTCATTTTGCTTCGAGCAG GATGGAACGAGCTCCTCATTGCCTCATTCTCTCATCGCTCAATCACAGTTAAAGATGGGATCTTGCTGGGCACAGGCCTCCATGTCCACAGGAGCAGTGCTCACAGTGCAGGTGTCGGCTCCATTTTTAACAG GGTATTGACTGAGCTGGTGTCTAAAATGAAGGATATGCAGATGGATAAGACAGAACTAGGCTGCCTTAGAGCCATTGTCCTCTTCAACCCTG ACGCCAAAGGCTTGTCCAACCCAGCGGAGGTAGAGGCACTGAGGGAGAAAGTTTACGCCTCACTGGAGACCTACACTAAACACAAATACCCTGAGCAGCCTGGCAG GTTTGCTAAACTTTTGTTGCGTCTTCCTGCCCTCCGATCCATCGGACTCAAGTGTTTGGAGCACCTATTTTTCTTTAAGCTGATTGGAGACACACCCATAGACACTTTCCTAATGGAGATGCTGGAAGCGCCCCATCAGATCACGTGA
- the rxrgb gene encoding retinoic acid receptor RXR-gamma-B isoform X4 — translation MVGHPSVISSSRPLQSPLNTLGSSMNGLASPYSVIGPSLGSPSISLPSTPSMGFNTLSSPQMNCLNVNSSEDIKPPPGLAPLSNMSSYQCSSPGSLSKHICAICGDRSSGKHYGVYSCEGCKGFFKRTIRKDLTYTCRDCKECLIDKRQRNRCQYCRYQKCLAMGMKREAVQEERQRGKEKGDNEVESTSSFNEDMPVDKILDAELAVEPKTETYTENSPGNSTNDPVTNICHAADKQLFTLVEWAKRIPHFSDLPLDDQVILLRAGWNELLIASFSHRSITVKDGILLGTGLHVHRSSAHSAGVGSIFNRVLTELVSKMKDMQMDKTELGCLRAIVLFNPDAKGLSNPAEVEALREKVYASLETYTKHKYPEQPGRFAKLLLRLPALRSIGLKCLEHLFFFKLIGDTPIDTFLMEMLEAPHQIT, via the exons ATGGTGGGTCATCCGTCCGTCATTAGTTCGTCCCGCCCACTGCAGTCGCCCTTGAACACCTTGGGCTCATCCATGAATGGCCTGGCCTCACCCTACTCGGTCATCGGCCCATCTCTGGGTTCACCGTCCATTTCCTTGCCCTCTACTCCCAGTATGGGCTTTAACACTCTCAGCAGCCCACAG ATGAACTGTTTAAATGTGAATAGCTCAGAAGACATCAAGCCTCCACCAGGATTGGCTCCGCTGAGCAACATGAGCAGCTATCAGTGCAGCAGCCCTGGATCCCTCTCCAAACACATCTGTGCCATTTGTGGAGACCGATCTTCAG GGAAGCACTATGGTGTTTACAGTTGTGAAGGTTGCAAAGGCTTCTTTAAGAGGACCATCCGAAAAGACCTGACCTACACGTGTCGAGACTGCAAAGAGTGCCTGATTGACAAACGCCAGCGCAACCGCTGCCAATATTGCCGCTACCAGAAGTGCCTGGCCATGGGCATGAAGCGGGAAG CGGTCCAGGAAGAGAGGCAGCGTGGGAAGGAGAAAGGCGATAATGAGGTGGAATCAACTAGCAGTTTTAATGAAGACATGCCTGTGGATAAGATTCTGGATGCAGAACTTGCAGTAGAACCTAAGACTGAGACATACACAGAGAACAGTCCAGGCAACTCG ACAAATGACCCAGTCACTAATATCTGCCATGCAGCTGATAAACAACTGTTTACTCTGGTGGAGTGGGCCAAGAGAATACCTCATTTCTCTGATCTTCCTCTGGATGATCAGGTCATTTTGCTTCGAGCAG GATGGAACGAGCTCCTCATTGCCTCATTCTCTCATCGCTCAATCACAGTTAAAGATGGGATCTTGCTGGGCACAGGCCTCCATGTCCACAGGAGCAGTGCTCACAGTGCAGGTGTCGGCTCCATTTTTAACAG GGTATTGACTGAGCTGGTGTCTAAAATGAAGGATATGCAGATGGATAAGACAGAACTAGGCTGCCTTAGAGCCATTGTCCTCTTCAACCCTG ACGCCAAAGGCTTGTCCAACCCAGCGGAGGTAGAGGCACTGAGGGAGAAAGTTTACGCCTCACTGGAGACCTACACTAAACACAAATACCCTGAGCAGCCTGGCAG GTTTGCTAAACTTTTGTTGCGTCTTCCTGCCCTCCGATCCATCGGACTCAAGTGTTTGGAGCACCTATTTTTCTTTAAGCTGATTGGAGACACACCCATAGACACTTTCCTAATGGAGATGCTGGAAGCGCCCCATCAGATCACGTGA